The Fischerella sp. PCC 9605 genome contains a region encoding:
- a CDS encoding DUF6262 family protein yields the protein MSNDAKIAALKSAAEQKKQQASDNLEKAIRKLTQENKPITFANVAREAGLSVSYLYKYPEIKERIDSLRKQQLKAGKPPQPQKASDDSKAVIIYQLRERIKKLEAEVTGLRRVNEGLAGRVYHLQGADDLAERLKAENTQLKIENAELKQQLEEARLSHLDSSIALPNNSKVTSLDKRRAGRSDISDNLKQQLDLIGIKLNATLTKTIKSASEETVLNAIEAFKEAMASSNIEKPGAWLKKAIEEGWIPNEEIGQQSELDVFKEWYTLAYKKKLVLASQNTKDGIIVYTQSEQWIPFPEMLVKYPLSTL from the coding sequence ATGAGTAATGATGCCAAGATAGCTGCTTTGAAATCTGCTGCCGAGCAGAAGAAACAACAAGCATCTGACAATTTAGAAAAAGCAATTCGTAAACTAACTCAAGAGAATAAGCCGATAACCTTTGCTAACGTTGCAAGGGAAGCAGGGCTTTCAGTTAGTTATCTCTATAAATACCCAGAGATTAAAGAGCGCATTGATAGTTTAAGAAAACAGCAACTTAAAGCAGGTAAGCCACCTCAACCACAAAAGGCATCGGATGATTCAAAAGCTGTTATTATCTATCAGCTTAGAGAAAGAATTAAAAAACTGGAGGCTGAAGTAACAGGACTTCGTAGAGTCAATGAGGGATTAGCTGGTAGGGTTTATCATCTACAAGGTGCTGATGATTTAGCAGAAAGGCTTAAGGCTGAAAATACACAGCTAAAAATTGAAAATGCAGAGTTGAAGCAACAATTAGAAGAAGCTCGTCTTTCTCATTTAGATTCATCTATTGCATTGCCCAACAACTCAAAGGTCACTTCATTAGATAAGAGAAGGGCTGGACGTTCAGATATCAGTGATAATCTTAAACAGCAACTTGACTTAATCGGAATTAAATTGAATGCTACATTAACAAAAACTATTAAGTCAGCATCAGAAGAAACTGTTTTAAATGCAATAGAAGCTTTTAAGGAAGCAATGGCTAGTAGCAATATTGAAAAGCCAGGAGCATGGCTTAAAAAAGCTATAGAAGAGGGTTGGATTCCTAATGAAGAAATTGGACAACAATCTGAATTGGATGTTTTTAAGGAATGGTATACATTAGCCTACAAGAAGAAATTAGTTCTTGCCAGCCAAAACACCAAGGACGGTATCATCGTTTACACACAATCCGAACAGTGGATACCTTTCCCAGAGATGTTGGTAAAGTATCCACTGTCAACGTTGTAG
- a CDS encoding IS630 family transposase (programmed frameshift) translates to MGSRLRVFLTPQQDTTLFNLRTADVPQKVKDRAEVIRLSAHGWYVEKIAAHFNWTEQTVREVLHKWKKLGLEGLWSKPGRGRKPKWTETDITFLEDCLEQEPRTYNSVQLAQKLEQERSINLSPDWLRRVLKKGVIWKRTRKSHKGKQDPVLQQIKQADLEMLELSAAVGEIDLKYVDESGFCAWSEPSYSYYFRGEQKRLELSSRRGRRLSIIGFLQPLISFVYGLVIGGVSRKTYIQMMEIEAAEAQKSGRIRVIVQDNGPIHRCKEVQQLWSKWEEMGFYIFFLPKYCSEMNPIELEWQHLKKDELASKSFEDELDLAYAVIDGVQTRGEKGNYSTQRVRFNSHSSA, encoded by the exons ATGGGCAGTCGTTTAAGGGTATTTCTAACTCCACAACAAGATACAACTCTTTTCAACCTGAGAACGGCAGATGTACCCCAAAAAGTGAAAGACCGAGCAGAAGTGATTAGATTGAGCGCACATGGTTGGTATGTAGAGAAGATAGCGGCTCACTTTAATTGGACTGAACAAACAGTAAGAGAAGTTTTGCATAAGTGGAAAAAGCTAGGGTTAGAGGGACTTTGGTCTAAACCAGGGCGCGGAAGAAAACCCAAGTGGACAGAAACTGACATAACGTTTTTAGAAGACTGTTTAGAACAAGAACCACGCACATACAACAGCGTTCAACTAGCCCAAAAATTAGAACAAGAACGTTCGATTAATTTAAGTCCCGACTGGTTGAGACGGGTACTC AAAAAGGGGGTGATTTGGAAACGAACCAGGAAAAGCCATAAAGGAAAACAAGATCCAGTATTGCAACAAATTAAACAGGCAGACTTAGAAATGCTGGAATTATCTGCTGCTGTGGGAGAAATAGATTTAAAGTATGTGGATGAATCTGGGTTTTGTGCTTGGAGTGAACCAAGTTATAGCTACTACTTCCGAGGAGAACAAAAACGTTTAGAGCTTAGTTCGCGTCGAGGTCGAAGATTAAGTATTATTGGTTTTCTCCAACCCTTAATTAGTTTTGTGTACGGGCTGGTGATTGGTGGTGTTTCACGTAAAACTTATATCCAAATGATGGAGATTGAAGCCGCAGAAGCCCAAAAATCAGGACGCATCAGAGTAATTGTGCAGGACAACGGCCCAATACATCGGTGTAAAGAAGTTCAGCAATTATGGTCAAAGTGGGAAGAGATGGGTTTCTACATCTTCTTTTTGCCTAAATATTGTTCTGAAATGAATCCAATTGAATTAGAGTGGCAACACCTCAAAAAAGATGAACTAGCCTCAAAAAGTTTTGAGGATGAGTTAGACCTTGCATATGCTGTGATTGATGGAGTCCAAACAAGAGGAGAAAAGGGGAACTACAGTACGCAACGTGTAAGATTTAACTCTCATTCTTCTGCTTAA